The following coding sequences lie in one Asterias amurensis chromosome 18, ASM3211899v1 genomic window:
- the LOC139951044 gene encoding monocarboxylate transporter 12-like isoform X2 has translation MTSAAYFGCVIGGVLCNRYGCRSTAILGGVMQLMGMVASSICQTIQQMYIASFFIGLGSSWAWSGATVAVTHYFTKHYSLANGLVSVGYGIGYLSFPPIMQQLLVAYGWRGTLLVTSAVSANMCACAALFRPRLRNQRSQIRKKFACWRKLQTRKEQLPAEEKTIDPTVASQEEPSPLRFDCKRIWALLTRVLSLFRLDILARSYRFILLAVLHLIHVSPYAAYMLFIIPRAITVYADESNASFLLSVFGIANMVGRLSSSIIVYKVPPSLVYSVAMLLASGAVLLGQFNSYVFFVLSVSTLGLCIGTVSITAMAITRRLVGAENMGSAIGFYQVLGGVGDLLGPIFAGALYDATEDYQVMFYIIAGIFFFCFLLTTLLPLLRKIEPGIDFKERGDTAVSNPMRRYGEENNPHSVPHQYSSLQSIQMTV, from the exons ATGACATCTGCAGCTTACTTCGGAT GCGTAATTGGCGGTGTATTGTGTAACCGATATGGGTGTCGCTCCACAGCTATTCTCGGTGGAGTCATGCAGCTTATGGGAATGGTTGCCAGTTCCATCTGCCAGACAATCCAGCAAATGTACATCGCAAGTTTCTTCATTG GTTTAGGATCGTCATGGGCGTGGTCTGGGGCAACAGTTGCCGTCACCCATTACTTCACGAAGCATTATTCCTTAGCAAATGGACTAGTCAGTGTCGGTTATGGTATCGGATACCTCTCGTTTCCGCCCATCATGCAACAGTTGCTTGTCGCTTATGGATGGCGAGGGACTCTTCTTGTAACAAGTGCAGTCTCAGCCAATATGTGCGCATGTGCAGCACTTTTCCGTCCCCGTCTCCGTAATCAACGATCTCAAATCAGGAAAAAGTTCGCTTGCTGGCGTAAACTTCAAACACGTAAAGAACAATTGCCTGCTGAGGAAAAGACTATAGACCCAACAGTTGCTTCTCAAGAAGAACCATCGCCTCTGCGATTTGATTGCAAACGTATCTGGGCACTTCTAACCCGTGTTCTCTCATTATTTCGACTGGATATTTTGGCTAGAAGTTATCGTTTCATTTTGCTCGCTGTCCTTCACTTGATCCATGTTTCACCTTATGCTGCGTACATGTTGTTCATTATACCACGTGCTATAACCGTATATGCAGACGAGAGTAATGCTTCTTTTTTGTTATCAGTCTTTGGTATTGCCAATATGGTGGGGCGTCTATCTTCCAGTATCATCGTCTACAAAGTTCCCCCTAGCCTGGTCTACTCAGTCGCCATGCTCCTCGCTAGTGGTGCTGTTCTCCTTGGACAGTTCAACAGCTACGTTTTCTTCGTCTTGTCTGTCAGCACGCTTGGGTTATGCATTGGAACAGTGAGCATAACCGCCATGGCGATAACAAGACGTCTTGTAGGTGCCGAAAACATGGGATCTGCCATTGGCTTTTATCAAGTGCTTGGAGGTGTTGGAGATCTCTTAGGACCAATTTTTGCAG GGGCGCTGTATGATGCCACTGAGGACTACCAGGTTATGTTTTACATCATCGCAGGGATCTTCTTCTTCTGCTTCCTTCTCACAACCTTGCTTCCTCTGTTACGCAAAATCGAACCAGGGATCGACTTTAAGGAAAGAGGTGACACAGCGGTATCAAATCCCATGCGACGTTACGGTGAAGAGAATAATCCACACAGTGTGCCGCATCAGTATAGTTCTTTACAAAGCATTCAAATGACAGTATAA
- the LOC139951044 gene encoding uncharacterized protein isoform X3, protein MHSEWRGWGVVIVIASHILYILQVGFTRCAGILFNSLQNAFLGTAAQTGAIISIMTSAAYFGCVIGGVLCNRYGCRSTAILGGVMQLMGMVASSICQTIQQMYIASFFIVFGIANMVGRLSSSIIVYKVPPSLVYSVAMLLASGAVLLGQFNSYVFFVLSVSTLGLCIGTVSITAMAITRRLVGAENMGSAIGFYQVLGGVGDLLGPIFAGALYDATEDYQVMFYIIAGIFFFCFLLTTLLPLLRKIEPGIDFKERGDTAVSNPMRRYGEENNPHSVPHQYSSLQSIQMTV, encoded by the exons ATGCACTCTGAATGGCGAGGTTGGGGTGTAGTGATCGTGATAGCGTCACACATTCTGTACATACTGCAGGTCGGTTTTACACGGTGTGCCGGGATACTGTTTAACAGTCTGCAGAATGCTTTCCTTGGCACCGCAGCACAGACTGGTGCAATCATAAGCATTATGACATCTGCAGCTTACTTCGGAT GCGTAATTGGCGGTGTATTGTGTAACCGATATGGGTGTCGCTCCACAGCTATTCTCGGTGGAGTCATGCAGCTTATGGGAATGGTTGCCAGTTCCATCTGCCAGACAATCCAGCAAATGTACATCGCAAGTTTCTTCATTG TCTTTGGTATTGCCAATATGGTGGGGCGTCTATCTTCCAGTATCATCGTCTACAAAGTTCCCCCTAGCCTGGTCTACTCAGTCGCCATGCTCCTCGCTAGTGGTGCTGTTCTCCTTGGACAGTTCAACAGCTACGTTTTCTTCGTCTTGTCTGTCAGCACGCTTGGGTTATGCATTGGAACAGTGAGCATAACCGCCATGGCGATAACAAGACGTCTTGTAGGTGCCGAAAACATGGGATCTGCCATTGGCTTTTATCAAGTGCTTGGAGGTGTTGGAGATCTCTTAGGACCAATTTTTGCAG GGGCGCTGTATGATGCCACTGAGGACTACCAGGTTATGTTTTACATCATCGCAGGGATCTTCTTCTTCTGCTTCCTTCTCACAACCTTGCTTCCTCTGTTACGCAAAATCGAACCAGGGATCGACTTTAAGGAAAGAGGTGACACAGCGGTATCAAATCCCATGCGACGTTACGGTGAAGAGAATAATCCACACAGTGTGCCGCATCAGTATAGTTCTTTACAAAGCATTCAAATGACAGTATAA
- the LOC139951044 gene encoding monocarboxylate transporter 13-like isoform X1: MHSEWRGWGVVIVIASHILYILQVGFTRCAGILFNSLQNAFLGTAAQTGAIISIMTSAAYFGCVIGGVLCNRYGCRSTAILGGVMQLMGMVASSICQTIQQMYIASFFIGLGSSWAWSGATVAVTHYFTKHYSLANGLVSVGYGIGYLSFPPIMQQLLVAYGWRGTLLVTSAVSANMCACAALFRPRLRNQRSQIRKKFACWRKLQTRKEQLPAEEKTIDPTVASQEEPSPLRFDCKRIWALLTRVLSLFRLDILARSYRFILLAVLHLIHVSPYAAYMLFIIPRAITVYADESNASFLLSVFGIANMVGRLSSSIIVYKVPPSLVYSVAMLLASGAVLLGQFNSYVFFVLSVSTLGLCIGTVSITAMAITRRLVGAENMGSAIGFYQVLGGVGDLLGPIFAGALYDATEDYQVMFYIIAGIFFFCFLLTTLLPLLRKIEPGIDFKERGDTAVSNPMRRYGEENNPHSVPHQYSSLQSIQMTV; the protein is encoded by the exons ATGCACTCTGAATGGCGAGGTTGGGGTGTAGTGATCGTGATAGCGTCACACATTCTGTACATACTGCAGGTCGGTTTTACACGGTGTGCCGGGATACTGTTTAACAGTCTGCAGAATGCTTTCCTTGGCACCGCAGCACAGACTGGTGCAATCATAAGCATTATGACATCTGCAGCTTACTTCGGAT GCGTAATTGGCGGTGTATTGTGTAACCGATATGGGTGTCGCTCCACAGCTATTCTCGGTGGAGTCATGCAGCTTATGGGAATGGTTGCCAGTTCCATCTGCCAGACAATCCAGCAAATGTACATCGCAAGTTTCTTCATTG GTTTAGGATCGTCATGGGCGTGGTCTGGGGCAACAGTTGCCGTCACCCATTACTTCACGAAGCATTATTCCTTAGCAAATGGACTAGTCAGTGTCGGTTATGGTATCGGATACCTCTCGTTTCCGCCCATCATGCAACAGTTGCTTGTCGCTTATGGATGGCGAGGGACTCTTCTTGTAACAAGTGCAGTCTCAGCCAATATGTGCGCATGTGCAGCACTTTTCCGTCCCCGTCTCCGTAATCAACGATCTCAAATCAGGAAAAAGTTCGCTTGCTGGCGTAAACTTCAAACACGTAAAGAACAATTGCCTGCTGAGGAAAAGACTATAGACCCAACAGTTGCTTCTCAAGAAGAACCATCGCCTCTGCGATTTGATTGCAAACGTATCTGGGCACTTCTAACCCGTGTTCTCTCATTATTTCGACTGGATATTTTGGCTAGAAGTTATCGTTTCATTTTGCTCGCTGTCCTTCACTTGATCCATGTTTCACCTTATGCTGCGTACATGTTGTTCATTATACCACGTGCTATAACCGTATATGCAGACGAGAGTAATGCTTCTTTTTTGTTATCAGTCTTTGGTATTGCCAATATGGTGGGGCGTCTATCTTCCAGTATCATCGTCTACAAAGTTCCCCCTAGCCTGGTCTACTCAGTCGCCATGCTCCTCGCTAGTGGTGCTGTTCTCCTTGGACAGTTCAACAGCTACGTTTTCTTCGTCTTGTCTGTCAGCACGCTTGGGTTATGCATTGGAACAGTGAGCATAACCGCCATGGCGATAACAAGACGTCTTGTAGGTGCCGAAAACATGGGATCTGCCATTGGCTTTTATCAAGTGCTTGGAGGTGTTGGAGATCTCTTAGGACCAATTTTTGCAG GGGCGCTGTATGATGCCACTGAGGACTACCAGGTTATGTTTTACATCATCGCAGGGATCTTCTTCTTCTGCTTCCTTCTCACAACCTTGCTTCCTCTGTTACGCAAAATCGAACCAGGGATCGACTTTAAGGAAAGAGGTGACACAGCGGTATCAAATCCCATGCGACGTTACGGTGAAGAGAATAATCCACACAGTGTGCCGCATCAGTATAGTTCTTTACAAAGCATTCAAATGACAGTATAA